The Hydra vulgaris chromosome 11, alternate assembly HydraT2T_AEP genome contains a region encoding:
- the LOC136087345 gene encoding uncharacterized protein LOC136087345 — MQKIYEALNVVAKSDSDGTTKLSAESIAAKMNTLEFICGIVIWHDVLNKINCTNKIIQSSSSSVKISIELLKSTVAFLESSYNQTKFDEYVTRAYVLATTSGLTFEFTDLSTDGVRKKKKFFDEVETNQVPFLDSRSKFKKNFFDILFSRAIKSMKERFEDFRTTMSYFQFLFEIPNISNMKEGISRDNCNLLELTLTDKDQKDISGEELKTELCLLSRKTDKKNPLDILTFIFTRDLEEIFPYTCIALRILLTGSVTVYQGKRFFSKLKLIKNYLRPKISQDKLNRFSIISIESKTTKSLNIRELRLEFAQMKARRVPLPKQ; from the coding sequence ATGCAAAAGATTTATGAAGCATTGAATGTAGTTGCCAAAAGTGATAGTGATGGAACCACCAAATTATCAGCTGAATCTATTGCTGCTAAAATGAATACTTTGGAATTCATATGTGGAATTGTTATTTGGCATGATGTATTGAACAAAATAAACTGcacaaacaaaattattcagtcAAGTTCATCAAGTGTCAAAATTTcaattgaattattaaaatcCACTGTAGCATTTTTGGAATCCAGTTACAATCAGACTAAATTTGATGAGTACGTTACCAGAGCATATGTTTTGGCAACAACTTCGGGTCTAACATTCGAGTTTACCGATCTGTCAACTGACGGAGtcaggaagaaaaaaaagttttttgacgAAGTTGAAACAAACCAAGTTCCTTTTTTGGATTCCagatcaaaattcaaaaaaaatttctttgatatACTTTTTAGTCGTGCCATTAAATCTATGAAGGAGCGTTTTGAAGACTTTAGAACAACCATGTcctattttcagtttttatttgaaattccGAATATTTCAAACATGAAAGAAGGTATATCGAGAGATAATTGCAATTTGTTGGAATTAACTTTAACCGACAAAGACCAAAAGGATATTTCTGGTGAAGAATTGAAGACTGAACTTTGTTTGTTGTCACGAAAAACTGATAAAAAGAATCCACTAGATAttctaacatttatatttacacGTGATCTTGAAGAAATATTCCCTTATACTTGTATTGCATTGAGAATCTTACTAACAGGTTCAGTCACTGTCTATCAaggcaaaagatttttttccaaactaaagTTGATCAAAAACTATTTACGACCAAAGATCAGTCAAGATAAGCTGAACCGATTTTCGATTATTTCTATTGAGAGCAAAACAACAAAGTCATTAAATATTAGGGAGCTGAGACTTGAATTTGCTCAAATGAAAGCCAGAAGAGTGCCACttccaaaacaataa